The region GCCAGCGCCAGGCCCGTAAACGCCAGCTGGCCCGACGCCAGCCACAGCACGGAACCGGACAGCAGCGGCGAGATCACGCCGGCCACCACGGCACCCAGCAAGGTGCTGGCAAACGACTGGCACGAAGCGACCGTGCCGCGGATATGCGGGAACAGGTCGAGCGCCAGCAGGGTCGCGCCCGGCCCCACCAGCGACATGCCGAACGTGTAGAAGAACAGGGGCAGCACCGACCAGGGCAGCGATGGCGGCAGGAACAGGTGATACACGACGTTGACGCTGGCGGCGCACAGCAGGAAGGCAAAGCCGATGCCGATCTGGCGCGCGAACGTGATTCTGCCGGCGATGCGGTTGGCCGCCGCGGCGCCCATGAAGATGCCGCTGACGCAGGGAATGAACAGCCAGGCGAATTGCGATGGCCCCAGGCCCAGCTGCTTGGGCAGCATTTCCGGCGCGGCCGTGATGAACAGGAACAGGCCCGCGAAATTGAGGGCGACGATGCCGGCCTTGATGTGGAACAGGGGCGAGCGCAGGATCTGGCCGTAGCTCGACGCGAGGAAACGGGGATTGAACGGCTGGCGCTTTTCCATCGGCAGGGTTTCGGGCAGGCGCCAGTAGCAGAACGCCAGCAGCACCACCGTGTAAAAGGCGAGGAACAGGAAGATCGAGCGCCAGTCGAACCAGATGACGATCCAGCCGCCGAGAATCGGCGCCACGGCCGGGGCGATGGAAAAGATCATCGTCACCAGCGACAGCAGCCGCGCCGCCGCCGCATCGGCGTACAAGTCGCGGATGATGGCGCGGCTGATCACCACGCCGGCGCCGGCCGACACGCCCTGCATGATGCGGAAGAACCACAGGTAGTGCACCGTGTGCGCCGAAGCGCAACCGAGCGAGCCGATGGCAAACATCAGCAGCGACACGAGAATGACGTTGCGCCGCCCAAAAGTATCCGAGATGGCGCCATGCCACAGCACCATGCCGGCAAAGGCCAGCATGTAGAACGTCAGCGACTGCTGCACTTCCAGCGGCGAGGCCTGCAGCGAACCCTGGATCGCGCCAAACGCGGGCAGATAGGTGTCGATCGACAAGGGTCCCAGCATCGACAGCCCGGCCAGCATCATCGCCAGCGCACCGCGGCTCAACGGCGCCATGTGGCTCGGCGTGGGAGGCGGAACGGGGGTGACCGGGTCGGGCGGCACATCGGCCGGAGGGGTGGGAAACATGGCGGATCCAAAGTGGCGCGCGGACCTGCATCGGTCCGCGCGCGGGGTTACTGCGGGGTCTTGCGGTGAACGCTTACTGCTGTGGTTTCGGTTTGGCTTCTTCGCGGCGGTTGTAGCCGGCGACCATGTCGAAACGGAACAGACGGCATTCCAGCGCGCCGTTGAAGAATGGCGTCTTGCGCGCTTCTTTCAGACGCAGCAGCTTGGGCAAGCCCAGGTCGGCCGTAAACAGGAACACGGTCCAGCCGGCGAAACGCTGCTTCAGGGTCGTGCCCATGGCCGAATAGAAGGACGTCGACAGTTCATCTTCCGGGATGGTGCTGTCGCCGCGCACGCCGATACGCTCGCCGTACGGCGGGTTGGTCAGCATGATGCCCGGCACGTCGCTTGGCGGCTTGACTTCCTGCGCCTCGATCTGTTTCAGCGGTACGTCGAAGCGCACGCCGGCGCAGCGCAGGTTATGGCGCGTCATGGCGACCATGTCGCCCGAAATATCGCTGCCGAAAATGGTCGGTTCGGCCGGCAACGGATTGACCTTGATGGCGTTTTTCATGGCATTCCACGGCGCCGGATCGAAGTCGTGGAAGTTTTCAAACGCGAACTGGCGCGAAGCGCCCGGCGGAATGCCCTGCAGCATCTGCGCCGCTTCGGCCAGAATGGTGCCGGAACCGCACATCGGGTCGAACAGCACCATGCCGGGCTTCCAGCCCGACACGCGCAGCAGGCCGGCGGCCAGGTTTTCGCGCAGCGGCGCGTCGCCCGTCTCTTCGCGCCAGCCGCGCTTGAACAGGGCTTCGCCCGAGGTGTCGAGGTAAACAGTGAACGTGTGCGCGTCGAGGAAGCCGACGATGCGCATGTCCGGCGTCTTGGTGTTGACCGAAGGACGCTCGTTGAACTGGTCGCGGAAGCGGTCGCAGATCGCATCCTTGATTTTCAGGGTCGTGAATTCCAGGCTGCGCAGCGGCGATTTGACGGCCGTGACGTCGACGCGGATCGTGTGGTGCACGCCGAACCAGTCTTCCCACGATTGCGCCAGGGTCAGGTCATAAATATCGTTTTCCGTCTTGTAGCCGGAATGGGCCATGCGCATCAGCACGCGCGAAGCGATGCGCGAATGCAGGTTGATGCGATAGGAGTCCAGCAGGTCGCCCGAGCAGTGTACGCCGCCCGGTACCTGGTTGTGGACCTTCATGGTCGAACTATCCTGGGCGATCTCGCCCAGTTCCTCGGCCAGCGCCGCTTCCATGCCGCGCGGGCATGGGCAAAAATATGAAGCCATGGTGGTGTACTCTTTATCCGTTGGAAAACAAACTAAAATCTGGGGTCAGACCCGGCGGGTCTGACCCCGGCACTAATTACTTTACTGATAACGCGCGCTCGACAAAATCGAGGCGGTCCTGGCCCCAGTATCCTTCGCCATCGACGATGTACCATGGCGAACCGAAGACGGATGCGGCGGTAGCTGCCTCCGTATTCGCGTCGTATTCGGCCTGCACGCTGGCCGTTTCCGACGTTTTCAGCAACTGGCGGCCATCGAAACCGGCGTCAACGGCGATCTGCACCAAGGTTTCCTCGTCGCCGATGTTGCGCTCTTCGGCCCAAAGGCCGCGCATGATGGCGTGCGCCAGGTTCAGCGAGGCTTCCACGCCGTGCGCCAGGCGCGTGGCGATGATCAGCTTGGCCGACGCTTCCGGCGACACGGGGAAGAACTTCGGCTGCAGGGTCAATGGCACTTGCAGAAAGGCCGACCAGCGCGCCAGTTCGGCCAGGCGGTAGGCCTGGCGCTGCGGTGCGCGCTTGGCCAGCGGCAGGCCGCCCGACACACTGAAAACCTTGCCCAGGTCGAAGGGACGCACGTCGATCTGCGCGCCCGTTTTGGCGGCGATGGCCATCAGGCGCGCGTGACCCAGATAGGTCCATGGCGAGTGGGGGGCGAAGAAATACTGCACGACTTTGCTCTGGG is a window of Janthinobacterium rivuli DNA encoding:
- a CDS encoding 2-hydroxychromene-2-carboxylate isomerase, yielding MSATQSKVVQYFFAPHSPWTYLGHARLMAIAAKTGAQIDVRPFDLGKVFSVSGGLPLAKRAPQRQAYRLAELARWSAFLQVPLTLQPKFFPVSPEASAKLIIATRLAHGVEASLNLAHAIMRGLWAEERNIGDEETLVQIAVDAGFDGRQLLKTSETASVQAEYDANTEAATAASVFGSPWYIVDGEGYWGQDRLDFVERALSVK
- a CDS encoding multidrug effflux MFS transporter produces the protein MFPTPPADVPPDPVTPVPPPTPSHMAPLSRGALAMMLAGLSMLGPLSIDTYLPAFGAIQGSLQASPLEVQQSLTFYMLAFAGMVLWHGAISDTFGRRNVILVSLLMFAIGSLGCASAHTVHYLWFFRIMQGVSAGAGVVISRAIIRDLYADAAAARLLSLVTMIFSIAPAVAPILGGWIVIWFDWRSIFLFLAFYTVVLLAFCYWRLPETLPMEKRQPFNPRFLASSYGQILRSPLFHIKAGIVALNFAGLFLFITAAPEMLPKQLGLGPSQFAWLFIPCVSGIFMGAAAANRIAGRITFARQIGIGFAFLLCAASVNVVYHLFLPPSLPWSVLPLFFYTFGMSLVGPGATLLALDLFPHIRGTVASCQSFASTLLGAVVAGVISPLLSGSVLWLASGQLAFTGLALAMWLISRRFRHRLLGSFKA
- a CDS encoding THUMP domain-containing class I SAM-dependent RNA methyltransferase codes for the protein MEAALAEELGEIAQDSSTMKVHNQVPGGVHCSGDLLDSYRINLHSRIASRVLMRMAHSGYKTENDIYDLTLAQSWEDWFGVHHTIRVDVTAVKSPLRSLEFTTLKIKDAICDRFRDQFNERPSVNTKTPDMRIVGFLDAHTFTVYLDTSGEALFKRGWREETGDAPLRENLAAGLLRVSGWKPGMVLFDPMCGSGTILAEAAQMLQGIPPGASRQFAFENFHDFDPAPWNAMKNAIKVNPLPAEPTIFGSDISGDMVAMTRHNLRCAGVRFDVPLKQIEAQEVKPPSDVPGIMLTNPPYGERIGVRGDSTIPEDELSTSFYSAMGTTLKQRFAGWTVFLFTADLGLPKLLRLKEARKTPFFNGALECRLFRFDMVAGYNRREEAKPKPQQ